The window CGCAGGCAGGCATCAATGCCCTCGATGCCCTGGTCATCGCCTACCAGGCCCTTTCCGCACTTCGTCAGCACATCAAGCACACCGAACGGATCCACGGCATCATCACGCACGGGGGTGACGCAGCCAACGTGATCCCGGAGCGCGCATCGGGACGATTCGGCGTCCGCGCTGCGGACGAGACGCAGCTCGAGTCGCTCAAGGAACGCGCCAACCAGTGCTTCGAAGCCGGCGCCCTCGCGACCGGTGCTCGGGCCGAGGTCAAGTGGGGCAACGTCGACTATCTCGACCTGAACACCTGCTGGCCGCTCGCGAACGCTTACCAATCGAACGCGGAGTCGCTCGGGCGCAGCTTCTTTCCGTTCGACAAACTGCCTTCGAGCGTCGCGGGGAGCACGGACATGGGCAACATCAGCTACCGCGTGCCGTCGATCCACCCGATGATTACCTGCGCTCCCGCCCACGTCACGATCCACAATCCGGAATTCGAGAAATGGGCCGGCTCGGATCTCGGCGAGAACGCGACGGCCGACGGAGCCAAGGCGCTCGCGATGACCACGCTCGACTTCCTGCTGGACTCCGATCTGCGCGACGCAGCGAAGAGCGCCTACGAGAAGGGGCTGGCATGAAGGCCGTCCGCTGTTCGGGCGACGGCGTCGTCGTCACCGACGTCCCGGCGCCATCGGGCGACGGCATCGACGTACAAGTCCGGTCCTCCGGCATCTGCGGCTCCGACATCCACCTCCTGGGCGCCGGGCTCACGGCGACCCTCGGACACGAGTTTGCCGGCGTCCTCTCCGATGGAACGGCGGTCGCCGTCGAGCCGATCGCGCCGTGCCGAGAATGCTCGTACTGCCGCAGCGGCCGCTACAACCACTGCGTGTCGGGAGCGTCGATGATTCTCGGTGTCGGACTCGACGGCGGAATGGCCGAGCGCGTCCGTGTTCCGGAGTCCTCCCTCGTCCCCCTGCCCGCCTCCGTGCCCGTGAGCGATGCGTGCCTCGTCGAGCCGCTTGCGATTGCGGTACACGGGATCCGGCGTGTCGGGCTGGGCGGAAGCCCGCGCGTCGCCGTCATCGGCGGCGGTACGATCGGACTGACCGGTGTCGCCGCGGCACGCGCCACTGGCGCGCACGTCGATCTCGCCGCCCGCCACGACGCGCAGAAGGCCGCCGGTGCGAGACTCGGTGCCGGCGAAGTCGATGCGACCGAACCATACGACGTCGTGATCGATGCGGCCGGGACGACCAGCTCCCTCGACGAGGCCGTGAACCTTCTTCGCCCCTGCGGCAAGCTGCTGATCCTCGCGACGTTCTGGGAGGGCATGACCATGCCCGGCTTCGGAGTCTGCATGAAGGAGATCGACGTGATCCCCGCCGCGATGTATAGCCGCCTTGGCCCGAGCCGCGACGTCGACGCCGCGGCGGCGCTGCTCGCGAGTAATCCAGAGATCGCACGCTCGGTCATCACGCACCGCTTCCCGCTCGAAGCGGCCTCCGAGGCATTCCGCATCGCAGCGGATCGCAAAGCCGGCGCGATCAAAGTCGTTCTGGAACCCTGAGCAGGGTGCCTACTCGACCGACAGATTCCACTCCGCTCCCGAGGTACGCCCCGTGATGTAGACCGCCCCTGCGGGCCCGGGTGTCGTCTCGACATCCACGAGGCCTTCCACCGAGACCGACGGCTCACCGTGTTTTCCCGACGGATAGAAGACGACTAGCTCGGTGTCCGAAGACGCATGCGTTCCGGACACCTCGAGGCCACCCGTCGCGGGGTCATAGACCGCCCGGCCGAGTCGGCCCGGAGCCGCACGGACGTATGCCCTCGTCAGATCCGTCACCAGCAGCGAGCGCTCTCCACGAATCTCGTTTGTGAAGCAGTCCACCTCGAACTCGCCCCACGGAACCGGCGGGTCCGCACCCCCACGAGCGTCGCTCACCTTGTGCGGATCCCCGCAGGATTCTCGCCAGGTCCAGATCGTCGCCGAGGTGTGGAACTCGTCCTGGAAACCCTGATGATCGAGAAAGTAGCCGTCCCCGTCGGGACCGGCCCGGCTCGGGCTCGCGCCCCACTCGCCCGTCAGGACGGGCGCTCCGCCGAAGAGCGCCGCCTCGTCGACCGCAATCTGAAAGGCGTTGCGCGTGATCGGCGTCCCCGAGAATCCGCCCGTGTAGATGTGGGGCGCATAGACGACGCCATCGTCGCGCTCGAAGTCCAGAGGCGGTCCCTGTCCGAGCACCGACCAGAGCGAGAACGGTTCGAACAAGACAAGATGTGAGGGACCGCCCGCCGCCCGCTCCGCCGCACGAATCGACGCGAGGGATTCCGAATACAGCGCGGAGAGGCCCTCCTGCTGCAGCGGCGAGAATGCCCCCGGCTCGTTGATGATGTCGTATCCGGCGACCGCGGGCTCGTTCGCGAACCGAGCCGAGAGGTGTCCGAGCATACTCGCGTACCGCGTTCGAATCCCCACCCCCCCGGGTCCTTCCGCATTCTCGAAGAACGCGTCCCAGGACGAAACGACCGCCGGGCTCGTCTCCCGGGTGCCCCCGAGAATGCACCGCACGCGTCCTTCATCGAACGTCGCCCAGGCGGGGGCCCCATCCCAGCCGAGGGCCGGCTCGGACGGAGGCTCGCAGACCTCATCGGGTCGCGCTGCAAGCACAGCGGTCCACGCGTCCTGGTGGAGATCGATGATCGTGTACAGCCCATGGCGCGCGAGCCTCTGGACCACGCGATCGATCTCGTCAATGTAGCTCTCGTCGTAAACCCCCGGCTCTGGTTCGACGCGCGACCACGAGAGCAGAAGGCGAACCGCGTTCCACCCGATCTCCGACATTCGTTCCGCATCCGACTCGGGGAACGGAAAAGTCGTCGGGAAGTCGTTGCCGCTCCAGTACTCCGCGAACGAGTTCACGTTCGCGCCCCGCAGCAGGACTTCACGGCCGAGCGCATCCACGATTCGTCCGCCTTCCAGGGGATCCGGCTCCGCATGGAGGAACGAAAGGGCCGCGGGGGCCGGTGGAGGCGTCGTGTCCGAACAGCCGAACGAAGCGCAGGCGAGGACCAGAGACAGGGCGAGCCGGGAGAGGACGGGCATCTTAGGAGTCTCCCCGGCCGGAGCGCTCATCGTCAAGGGCTCTCGGTACTCACTCGTCGATTTGCACCTTCGTGCCGGGCTGCAGTTCTTCGAACAAGGCGATCACATCCTCGTTCCGCATACGCACACAGCCGTGCGAGTGGGGCTCACCCATCGGCTGATCATCGGGCGTGCCGTGGATGTAGATGTAGCGGTCGTGCGTATCGACGTTTCCACCGAGGTTCCGGCCGTCTTCCAGACCCGAGAGCCAGATGACGCGAGAGAGAATCCAATCGCGCTCGGGATGAGCGGTCTGAAGTTCGGGCGTGAGAATCTCGCCGGTCAGACACCGCGCGCTGAACACCGCGCCGCACGGAGCCCCAGCGCCGATGAGCTCCTTCACTTCGTGCGCGCCGCGGGGCGTCTGCAGGCTCCCGCTTTGCTCGCCTGCGCCGTTCGCCGCGGTCGAGACCGGGTAGCGGCCGACCACGCGCTCCCCCGCCAGAAGCTCCAGGCTCTGGTTGGCGAGACAGACGCGAATCCACAGGTCCCCCACGATGCCCACAGTCTACAGGTCGGTCGACAGGTGCAACACCGGTCCGCTATTTCACGCGACATGTGCGCGACGATCGATCGGACACCGCCCCACCGCCGGGCCGTGCTCGCCCTGGCACTCACAGTAGCCATGATGCTTGCGGCGCCGACACGAGCGCGCGCCGACGCCACGTGCTCGACGCCGGTCGTGCAGACGACGGTCGGCGCCGTTTGCGGCACGAGCGCTCCAGGGGGAGTGCCGGGCGAGCCGAGCCGGCCCATCCACGCCTACCTCGGCATCCCGTTCGCCGAGCCTCCGACGGGCCACCTGCGCTGGACCGGCCCCGTACCCACGAAGCCGTGGACCGGCACTCGCGAGACGGAGACCTTCGGGCCCTCGTGTCCCCAGCACGTGCCCCCGGGAGTCGAGATCGACGCGAGCGAGGACTGCCTCTCACTGAACGTATGGACCCCGGACCCGAAGGGGACGCTCCCGGTGCTCGTCTTCGTCTACGGTGGATCCTTCGTGCACGGGGGGACCGCCGCGCCGGTCTACGGAGGCGCCAATCTGGCCGCAGTCGGCCCGGCCGTGGTCGTCACTTTGAACTATCGGATCGGCGCGCTCGGCTTCCTTGCGGGCCTCGGCCCGTTCACTGGGAACTACGGACTTCTCGACCAACAGCTGGCGCTTCAGTGGGTCCACGAAAACATCGCTGCCTTCGGTGGCGATCCCAAGAAGGTGACACTGTTCGGCGAGAGCGCCGGCGCGATGTCGGTCGGAATCCACCTCGGCGCGGCGACGAGCCGCGGCCTCTTCCGCGCCGCGATCCTCGAGAGCAATCCCTACGGCATCCCGTACAAGACCGCCCGGCAGGCGGGAGCCTACGCGAACGATCTGGTGGGACACCTCGACTGCGCTCCGCCCAAGAACCCGCCGACGTGCCTTCGGGAGAAGTCCGCAGCGGAGATCGTGGCCGCGCAGGGCAAGCTGCCCGTGACGGAGTCCTTCCTTCTCGGACTCGCTTCCTTTGTCCCGTGGGGACCCGTGGTCGGCGGACCTCTCCTTGAATCCCAACCGAACGAGATCTCGATCGACAAACCCATCCTGATCGGGACCAACAAGAACGAAGGCACCCTCTTTGTCGCGATGCAGGAACGCTCGATCGGGACGATCGACGAGATGAAGTACGTCCTCGAGACCGACATCGCGTTCGGCGAACACGGCAGCGCCGTCCGGAAGCTCTACGCATCGATCGGCACAGGGGAGCCCGCGGCCACACTCTCCGAGATCGTGACCGATGATCTCTTCGTCTGCGCGAACCGCTTCGTTCTGAAGGACGCCACCGCGCCCAAGTGGGCCTACCAGTTCACGCACGTCCCCTCCTTCCCCATCTGGCCGGCGGTGCCGGCGTGCGCGCCTGCGACGGGCCAGGTGTGCCACGCCTCCGAGCTCCCGTTCGTCTTCGGGAACCCTTTCGGGGCCGAGCTCTGGGCCAAGCAAGCCTCGTTCACCGGCGACGAACGAAAATTGGCAGCGACCATGATGCGCCTCTGGACCGGATTTGCTGCGAATCTGAGGCCGCCCGAGACTGTCCCCCCTTGGACCGGCTACAGCGTCGAAGACCCGCTGCGGCTGATTCTGGACGAGCCGCTCTCAGAAAGCCGAGACCTCACGGCCCGCTGCCGGTTCTGGGACTGGCTCGGCTACGACCGGTCCGGCCCTCTGGCCGGGCTCTTGTGAACCCCCGGGGCGCCGGAAGTCCCCGGCTCATCAAGATTTCCGCCTGCGGCCCGACTAGAATCATCGGCGCAGGGAGAGGGACAGTCTCGCAGGTCAGATTTCAGTCGAGAGAGAGAGAGAGCTCGGAGAAGGAACCTGCTTCACGCTCGACGTTCCCGTCGAATTCGAAGCGGGTCGCATCGCCCGCGCGCTGTGACGCTCAGAAGTAGGACTGGAGTTCGCCCCGCCGGCGGATGTCGAGCGTCGCGCAGTGAAAGCCGCCCCCAAAGAGCTTGTAGTTCATGAACGGGGTCGGGATGGGCTCGAACCCCCAATCGCGCAGGGTTTTGTGCATCGAGGTCTGTGACGCCTCGACGATCACGCGCTTTTCGTCGAGCATGAACACGTTCATCGCAATCCATTTGCTCACCAGCGAAAGGTGAACATTCAGGAAGCCCGGGATCGGGTCCGGTTCCGGGGCTACGAGCACATCCCACGAGTCGAGGACACTCGGGAGATTGTTCGTATCGATGTATTCCGGGTTGACCAAGACCTTGCCGGGCGCCAGGGGCACGAACGTCGTATCGATGTGCATGGGCTGCGGGCAGAGACTCTCGACCTGATGAATCCGAAATCCATCGCCGAGGTGGCGCTGAAGCCACTCGATGCCGGTCTCGTTCGTGACGTTGCTCCGCGTGACGAAGAGGTCTCGCCCACACCGGGCGAAGTCGGCGGCATCGAAGACCAACTCCGACTCGTCGATGATGTAACGAACCGATTCGCCCGTCCCCGCCGGCCTGAAATCCTCGCTCGCATACAGGGAATCGAGGAGCTGCGGCCGAGGAGCCGCCGTCCAACGGGCTCCCTGCGCGAAGTACTCCTTCAGAAGCGTCCGGTAGGCCCGCATCTCGAATTGACGCGAGCGCCACGCCATCGGCGCTTCGATGATCTCGTCCCCGATCACGATCAGCCCATCGCGGGGACTCGCGACGCAGAAGCCCTTGGACTGCCAATTCGGTGTAGAACACGGCACCGAAAAGTCGACGATGTCCGGCCGACGCACGGTCACACCGGCCTGCTCGATCAGACTCACGAATTGATCGAGTTCTCGCTGCGCTCGCTTCACCAGAATGCGGGGGTACGGACGTCCCGCTAGCGGCCGATAGAGCATGCGAGCGATCGGCGGCAAGTTGCCGTCGAACGTGACGTGACGGCTTGGGATCGTGGCCCCTTCGAGCCGACCGACAATCACCTCTTCGAGCGGATCCCACTCGTTGTAGGTGCGAACCCCCGAAGAGCCTGCCACTGCCGCCTGCGTCATGCCGGAATGAACACCAGACCGATGCCGACGATGATCGTCAGGATACCGAGCACTTGAAGCCCGTTCAGCGGCTCCGAGAGAAGGAACACCGACAGGATCGAGATGAGCACGATCGTCGCTCCAGTCGAGACCGGATACACGATGTTCAAGCGCAGGCGCGAGAGGATGAACACGTAGAGGAAAAAACTCACGCCGTGCAGCGCGAGCCCGGAGAAGATGTACGGGTTCCGGAACGGCTCCAGCAGGATACCGAAACTCAGCTCCGTTTCGCTCAACATCTTGGCGCCATGGCGCAGCACGAGTTGCGCCGCGACCGCCAGGCACATCTCGATGACGAGAAGGCCGTAGATCATCAGACGATCTGCCCCGCGCGCGCGTCCGTGTAGGCGCCCTGCTCCCACACGATCGCACCGTTCACAATGACCTGATCGATGCCCGTCGCGTGGCGAACGTACCGGTTCGCGTCTCCCGGGACGTCGTG of the Candidatus Binatia bacterium genome contains:
- a CDS encoding cellulase family glycosylhydrolase, with amino-acid sequence MSAPAGETPKMPVLSRLALSLVLACASFGCSDTTPPPAPAALSFLHAEPDPLEGGRIVDALGREVLLRGANVNSFAEYWSGNDFPTTFPFPESDAERMSEIGWNAVRLLLSWSRVEPEPGVYDESYIDEIDRVVQRLARHGLYTIIDLHQDAWTAVLAARPDEVCEPPSEPALGWDGAPAWATFDEGRVRCILGGTRETSPAVVSSWDAFFENAEGPGGVGIRTRYASMLGHLSARFANEPAVAGYDIINEPGAFSPLQQEGLSALYSESLASIRAAERAAGGPSHLVLFEPFSLWSVLGQGPPLDFERDDGVVYAPHIYTGGFSGTPITRNAFQIAVDEAALFGGAPVLTGEWGASPSRAGPDGDGYFLDHQGFQDEFHTSATIWTWRESCGDPHKVSDARGGADPPVPWGEFEVDCFTNEIRGERSLLVTDLTRAYVRAAPGRLGRAVYDPATGGLEVSGTHASSDTELVVFYPSGKHGEPSVSVEGLVDVETTPGPAGAVYITGRTSGAEWNLSVE
- a CDS encoding alcohol dehydrogenase catalytic domain-containing protein, coding for MKAVRCSGDGVVVTDVPAPSGDGIDVQVRSSGICGSDIHLLGAGLTATLGHEFAGVLSDGTAVAVEPIAPCRECSYCRSGRYNHCVSGASMILGVGLDGGMAERVRVPESSLVPLPASVPVSDACLVEPLAIAVHGIRRVGLGGSPRVAVIGGGTIGLTGVAAARATGAHVDLAARHDAQKAAGARLGAGEVDATEPYDVVIDAAGTTSSLDEAVNLLRPCGKLLILATFWEGMTMPGFGVCMKEIDVIPAAMYSRLGPSRDVDAAAALLASNPEIARSVITHRFPLEAASEAFRIAADRKAGAIKVVLEP
- a CDS encoding carboxylesterase family protein encodes the protein MCATIDRTPPHRRAVLALALTVAMMLAAPTRARADATCSTPVVQTTVGAVCGTSAPGGVPGEPSRPIHAYLGIPFAEPPTGHLRWTGPVPTKPWTGTRETETFGPSCPQHVPPGVEIDASEDCLSLNVWTPDPKGTLPVLVFVYGGSFVHGGTAAPVYGGANLAAVGPAVVVTLNYRIGALGFLAGLGPFTGNYGLLDQQLALQWVHENIAAFGGDPKKVTLFGESAGAMSVGIHLGAATSRGLFRAAILESNPYGIPYKTARQAGAYANDLVGHLDCAPPKNPPTCLREKSAAEIVAAQGKLPVTESFLLGLASFVPWGPVVGGPLLESQPNEISIDKPILIGTNKNEGTLFVAMQERSIGTIDEMKYVLETDIAFGEHGSAVRKLYASIGTGEPAATLSEIVTDDLFVCANRFVLKDATAPKWAYQFTHVPSFPIWPAVPACAPATGQVCHASELPFVFGNPFGAELWAKQASFTGDERKLAATMMRLWTGFAANLRPPETVPPWTGYSVEDPLRLILDEPLSESRDLTARCRFWDWLGYDRSGPLAGLL
- a CDS encoding amidinotransferase, with protein sequence MTQAAVAGSSGVRTYNEWDPLEEVIVGRLEGATIPSRHVTFDGNLPPIARMLYRPLAGRPYPRILVKRAQRELDQFVSLIEQAGVTVRRPDIVDFSVPCSTPNWQSKGFCVASPRDGLIVIGDEIIEAPMAWRSRQFEMRAYRTLLKEYFAQGARWTAAPRPQLLDSLYASEDFRPAGTGESVRYIIDESELVFDAADFARCGRDLFVTRSNVTNETGIEWLQRHLGDGFRIHQVESLCPQPMHIDTTFVPLAPGKVLVNPEYIDTNNLPSVLDSWDVLVAPEPDPIPGFLNVHLSLVSKWIAMNVFMLDEKRVIVEASQTSMHKTLRDWGFEPIPTPFMNYKLFGGGFHCATLDIRRRGELQSYF
- a CDS encoding L,D-transpeptidase: MWIRVCLANQSLELLAGERVVGRYPVSTAANGAGEQSGSLQTPRGAHEVKELIGAGAPCGAVFSARCLTGEILTPELQTAHPERDWILSRVIWLSGLEDGRNLGGNVDTHDRYIYIHGTPDDQPMGEPHSHGCVRMRNEDVIALFEELQPGTKVQIDE
- a CDS encoding M20 family metallopeptidase — encoded protein: MSTKDDLKARVRGAVDDLTPQLLEVSHFIHENPELAFKEHKAAKVLTDTLHDAGITVRKEAYGLRTAFEAEFGRDGGPCVALLAEYDALPGIGHACGHNIIATSALGAALALHGLGDDLPGRIRFLGTPAEERGGGKELMAREGAFDGIDAAMMVHPAGVDLATMPCIAVADVDIIYHGRSAHASAAPQAGINALDALVIAYQALSALRQHIKHTERIHGIITHGGDAANVIPERASGRFGVRAADETQLESLKERANQCFEAGALATGARAEVKWGNVDYLDLNTCWPLANAYQSNAESLGRSFFPFDKLPSSVAGSTDMGNISYRVPSIHPMITCAPAHVTIHNPEFEKWAGSDLGENATADGAKALAMTTLDFLLDSDLRDAAKSAYEKGLA